From the genome of Microtus pennsylvanicus isolate mMicPen1 chromosome 17, mMicPen1.hap1, whole genome shotgun sequence:
AGCACCAGGCTTGGGTGGTTGACCAGGTGTCTGTTTTGGTGCCCCGTGAGCCACCTGCCAGAGAGAGGTTCAGTACACACAGTGGTGGCTTTTAGCACCTGTCAGAATTTTTATTCGTTTGCTTTAGACTTGTTTTAGGTTTTGCGTGTTTGcggcaggctagcctcaagcttgctgtatagccaaggatgaccttgagtttctgccccaTCTCTACCTCTGGAAATCCCTCACTTTCAGATGTGTAGAAAGGTCTGGAAGGTCTTAGTAGACTTTCCAGGTTCCTATTGGGCAGGAGAGTTGGTTGGAGAGGCCAGTGCAGTACCAAGTTGTTCAGGGGATCCTTAGGAGCTCTGGGCCACCCACCTGTGACATAGACATCACTGTTGAGTGCTGCCAGGGAGAAGCCCCACTTGTGGTAATCGGGGAAGTCCGGGAGTGCCATCCACTGCCCTGGTGGGAGAGGGGCAGAAGGTCAGAGTGGCAGTGTTTCTGCAGGTCCTCTGCTCCCCCGACTGCCCTGGCTCCATTTTCAGAAACTGAGTGCAGGAACGCCCCCCCGCCACTAGTGATGAAGAAAACAGGGTCAGAGACAGCCTGGGGTGTCCCAGCTCATCGCTTTCCCCATGGCACCCCTTAGAGCCTGGGCACAGACTGGACGAGAGTGGAACAAGGGTATAAAAGATCTTCAGGCTGCTGGCACCCTGGCCTGAAGCCCACCCTGCTGACCCTAAATGGACCTAGTCTGCCTCTGTCACAGAAGGTATCGACCGTGTGTGTGGGCATTAcgcatccatttatccatccatcccgAGCCTCTCTCCAGTTACAAGGCAGACAAGATATCCAGAGAATGAGACACCAGCCTtgcagcaggcagagcagagtccAAGACCTGGCTTGCATGCACCCGTTGTGTGACCTTAGACATGGCCCAGCCTCGGCTTCCCTGTCTATAGAATGGGGGTGAACTGGATCTGAGAGATGGCCCAGTCAGTAAAGATGGCTCTTGCCATCAAGGCTGATgatctaagtttgatccctagatGTCACATGACAGAAGAAGAtaaccaattcccacaagttgtttCCACCTGTGCACCATGGCGCGTGCACAccccatagatagatagatagatagatagatagatagatagatagatagatagatagatagatagatagataggtggatggatagaagatagatgatagatagatggtagatttattgatagatagatagatgatagatagatagatgatagataatagatagatagatgatagacaaataGAAAGAtgaatagatgatggatggatagaagatagatagatgatagatagttagATGATAGATAGCTGATAGATggtagattgattgattgatagatgatagacagatagatgatagatagatagatagatagatagatagatagatagatagatagatagattttaaaAGATATGATATGAGATATGGGACTCTTGGAAAGTGCCACCAGTGGAGGCTGTTaggctgctgttgctgttgtgaGGGACAGAGCGATGAGGAGAGCTTTGAAAGAAACCATCATGAGATCATAGGCGTGGGAAAGTCAAATCCTATGAATGGACTCGTTGCAAGTGTTTGTGGGAGACCAGGCCTTGGGGAAGTCCCCTGGAATACTGTTGACTGTTTATGACAGTTTGGGAACATGTAGAATTCTAGGACTCATGGTGAGCCAGGCCTGGCGCCCTGGATGGGAACGGAGTGTCCCCTGATTCATGTCTGTGTCACCCCAGGGTGAGGATGGCCCAACAATCAGCAAACCGTTGTTGCCAGCCAGCTGCTCTCTCCTGACGTCAACCCCAAATCCCTACTCGTCAGTCTCTGACCTAGTCTGCTGGCTTTGGGCTTCCTCCAGCCCGCCAGAGCTACTGCAGTGGGTGCTGGTGACCTGCTTTAGTCCTGAAGCCAACTAGCCCACATCAGCTCTTTCCCAAGAGCCTCCTGGGCAGATGGCCGGTGGGGTGCCCTACTACCCTTCCCCAGGCCTCTTTACAACCATGGgaacccatttcacagatgagaaaaatcaAGACACACCCAGGGAGGTTAAATGACCTGTCCCAGGGTCAGATTGGATTCCAGTTTGGGCTGACGCAGAAGCTGAACTTTAACTCCTGGGCTGTCTGCGTCCTCTTAGCTCCCATTTCCCCACTAGAGCATTGGTTCCCACACTGggtgcacagggcagggaaacctaaGGCAACTAATGGGCTGAGACACCCACTCAGCCCCCAGGGCCTAATAAAAACCAGAGGTGGGGCTTCTGCCAGAGGGAGAACAAACTAAAAGTATTACCCAGCTCCTCATAGCCTCCAGGCTCCCCTGCTAGCCTGGCAAGGTCTGACACTCAACCTTCTGCAGGTAGGGCTTTGTCAGGTCCCCCCTTCTCTGGATACCTCACTGGCTCTACCCCAAGGTGGTGCATGGATCATGTCCAAGACAAGCATGGCAGGTACTTACTGGCCTTGGTGTTGTAGAAGGCAAAGTTCCCAGTGTGGTGGCTAGGTTCTTCACCaccctcctcgtcctcctccagTGCCCGCCCTCCTACGACCACCAGTACCTCCTGCATCTTCTGTGGGTGGCCAGGAAGTTCCTGTGGGTGGGAGCCAGGTCAGAGTGGCCAGCTACTGTCTGTCCAGCACCAGGGCCCATGGGTGTtgatctctcagtgtctgtgcttgaAGGTGGGCCTtagcgtgtgtgtatgcatctgcGAGCCCCTGTGCCTGCATGTTTGcatgaactgggcatggtggtgcacacccctGCCTTGTGAATGCCCCTACCCCACGGCTACCCCCACTCCATCCACACACCCTTACCCAGGGCACACCCCCAACCTGTCCATACTGTTATCCCCTGCACGCCCTAACCCATCTATACCCTTACCCAGGGTACACCCCCTGACACCCCCACCCTATCCACACTCTTAGCCAGGGCATACACCCACCCCATCTACGCCCCCACCCTGTGAAGAGCCCTGTCTCTCAGAAGTCACAAAGGGCTTTCCCAGGTACTCCCAATTACCCTTGGGGCAACCACAGCTAGGCCCGTCCCTCTGTCAGGTCCCGCCTGATGCCAACTCACTGCCAGAATGAACAGGACTGGGACTCCATACAGGTCCAGCCGGAGCCTCAGGATCCCTTGGTGCCAGATACAGGCCCACAGTGCAGCTGGCCAATGTCCTGGATAGTTTTCCCTCGTCATCCTCCCATCCACCTCCTATGTTTCCCTCCTGTTCACCTTGTGCCCAGCTCTGATGCTGAGTCCTCTAGGGAATTCTTCCTGATGGTCTGTCCTCACCAAGATGCCCCTAGAATCTCCCCAGTGCTGCCCTTTCCACTGTGCAATTAGATCTGTGTTTAGACTCAGCGGTAGGCTTCTTAAAGATAGAGACAGGTCTAGGTTCTTCCCCAGTACTCAGAGCGAGGCACACCTGATAAATGAGCCGTGATGCTCTCTCGGGAGACCGGTCTTAGCAGGGAGCCATACTCAGTCAGGCACTTTGAGGGTGCCCACTCTTTTCTCCCCATGCGGGTGGGAATTCTAGGCTCCTCCTCCACACCTTGTCTGGAAGTCCCCTGCCCCTCACTCACCCCACTGTGGCCCTGGGACAGGGCCTCCTGGcatgcctctgactcctgaatcAGCGGCTCTGTGGCCAACAACTGCTGTACGCAGGGCCTCGGGACAGCATCCAGATGCACCAGGCTAAGGAGCTCGGGCAGATGGGCAGACCGGTCCTGGGGGTCATGGCGCACCCAGCGCAGCAGGGCCTCGAGCCGACTCTGCTCTGGTTGTACCTGCAGCAGGTCACTGGCCAGACAGGTGGCCAGCCGGTCTCTAGGCAGCTGCAAAAACTCATCCTCCTGGGCCACCGCCTCGAAGTTCTCCCGCAGGAAGGCCCAGGCTTTGGCCGCCACTCCTAACAGCCCCTGCTGCTCCCCAAACTCGCAGATGCCCAGGCAGTTGGTGGCGTCTAACTGCTGCTGGAGGTATCGGCCACAGACCTTCTGCACAGTGGGGAAGTGAAGGCGTGAGGCAGTGCGAGTCAGCACCTCCACGTTATTCTGGGTGATGGTCAGCCGGCCTGTGTACACAAAGTCCACCAGCTGTGCCACCGCAACCGGCTCTACGTCGCGCAGCTCCACACGGGCCGAAAAGCTCTCAGCGAAGTCTCCGCCAAACATGGCGTGGAAGTAGGGGCTGCTCAGAGCCAGAAGGCTGCGGTGGCAGGGAAGCTCCTGGTTACCAACCAGAAGTGTGACATCGGCCAGCTTGGGCAGGGAACGCAGACGCTGAAGGCCGTCCAGCATGTCTTGGGCATGAGAAGGCAGATGGAAGTCCAGGTTGTCGAGATTCCTCACCATGATGAGTGCCCACAGAGACTCTCGTGGCCTACCCTCTACCCCGGAAGTAGAACCTGGGGCTCGCCTGAGCACCTAAGTAGGAAAACAGGGTCAGATATGAGAGCTACCATCTCATTCACCTGTGATTCATTGTATGACTGTCTGGGCACCAGTCATCCCTGCTCCTGGCAAGTGCCCTCTTACTGCATGTTGCCAGTGTGGGGGCATTTTGGGCATCTCACATCCTGCTCTCTCCTAGGTCCTCAGCCCCATGGGCAAGCAGACTGCTGCCTCCACTTtatagggagggaaaggagggttAGATCTACTAGTTAGATCTACTAGTTAGGGTTAGCCAACTAGTTAGGGTAATACTGAACCATGTAGAGAACACAAGTGCTAGGCCTCCTATCTTCCGTATCACAGACCTCTTGGGCTAGGAAACCTCTCTGCTCCAAGCACCCAAAAGGCTTCCTCTCTCCGGCTCCATGTTGCTGGGTAAGCCACTGGAGGTGTCTTCAGGTTTTGCCCTGCACCATAGGTTTTCACAGCCTGTCTGCATGACCTTGCTGGGTGACTTGGTTGAGCCACATCCTCTCTGGTCCTGATGGAGAGACTGAAGGTGAAAAGGCTTTGGGTCACCCTCTGGGACAGTCCCTATACACAGCCACTTCCTGTGCTCACATTTGGCCCCACGGTCATGCTGTCAGGCAAGTGCTATCATTTTACAGAGACACTGACTGTGTTATCTGCTCAAGACCACAGAGCTGGGAAGCGGGGCAGCCAGCAGTGGAATTCAGAACCAGGCTTGCCACTGGGaactcagttttattttatttattttttaatttatttatttattaaagatttctgtctcttccccgccaccgcctcccatttccctccccctcccccaattaagtctccccccagcccgaaaagcaatagggttccctgtcctgtgggaagtccaaggaacccccacctccatccaggtctagtaagttgagcatccaaactgcccaggctcccacaaagccagtgcgtgcagtaggatcagggAACTCAGTTTTAACTCTGACAACTTTCCCATCACGTTGTGTACGTGGCCTGTCAGCGGACCAACTTCTAGACTTAACTATTTTCATGTCTGGTATTTCACCCGAAGGAAACcaccaaagaaataaatagtcATTGGTCATAGCAgggcatgcctgcaatccccaCCCTCAGAAAGCTGAGCCACGTGGGGttaccagcaagctccaggcctgcttggattacatagtgagaacttgccaaaaatattcttttagaaagaaagaagggacgggaaaatgagaaaatcaaGGGACAAGTCCTATCCAGGGAACTGGCAAACCACAGAATCTGTGACTGGGGTGGGCTTGGAACTTGAGGCCTATGTCCCAATCCCTGATGCAATCTCCTTCCTACAGCACAGGGACCTGCCTGAGGACTTCTTCAGGACCAGGCCTGCAAAGGGAGGCTCAGGGACTGGTGACTTTAAGGCCCCCATACCCACCAGGAATCTATCCTGTTTAACTTCTTGAGGAGGCCTCTGACTGGGGTTGCAATGTATCAGCTGGGACCTATGTAGGGCGGGCTATGCCCAAGCTAACGCCCACAGTTCTTGCATTCCGGTCATTGCTGGGCTCTTTGGCTACTGACTAGGGCTACAGTGGTGCAATCAGGCCTGTGCGCTCAGCACCTCTCCAAGGGGCCTCAGAGATACCTGTTGCCACCGACTGCAATCCACAGAAGCTGGAGGGTAGAGGGGAGTTTAGAGTCTTATGAAGACTGCCCATGGGTGAGAAGGCAGAAGGGCAAAGGCTTTAATCTAGCCTGGCTAATGTGGCTCTGGATACATTCCTAGGGTTCAGCTTCCCTCTCGGAATCCATCGGACCCCCAGGAATTCCTTGCCTGTAGAGGACTCTGCTAAGCTTCTCCTGTAGATCCAGTGATCTTACCTGATAGTAGACTTCCTTGGGGTCCCTTGCTGAGATCGTAGACCAAAGGGCAAGACTTAGGCTGAAGTGTGGCCCACAAAGGAGGCCTGccgggctgggctgggctggacaGGCCACGTGGGAACTTAGGGGTATTTTTAGCCTCTgtatggagggagggggagactggAGGAGGAGAGCGTGAGGTCACAGCTCTTCGAAGACTGTCTCCTTTGAAAGCCCACATTGTCAGCATCACACAGGAGACGTCTGGGTACCCGAGTGCTAGAATGGACAGGAGGAAGCCTCTCGAGCAAGCAGGTGCTTTGATTCATGTCCCAGGCAATCAGGTTGAGCTGAGGAGGCTGAGAACATGAGATGGAGACATGGCAGGGTGGAGACGTCAGGATTCTGCCTGCACCTGGGGCCTGTGGGACCCATAGAAAACCGCTCAGGGCTGACACTAAGGACCTTCATCACTGTACCAATGGGGGCCCAGGTAGCCACAGTCCCTCTATGGAGTGGGATGGTCATATCACAAGTAAGCACAGGTTGGTCAGCCTTGTCTCCAAGTTTGAAGTCCACAGTGGTGGCTGGGGAGGCTTCGGTGGCAAAGGCTTCGGTGGCTTGGTGCTCGGGGTAGTGACGAGACTCCCTGACATCCGGGTGCATGGGTGAGAGAGACCGGGATTCTCCCCACATGATAAACAAAGCCTTGGTCTTGGGCTGCCCCGGTGTTTCCCTCTATCCTGAGTGCTTCAGGCAGCtaagaaatggggggggggtcatctaaaaacaaaacagccaaggtTTGCAACCTTCCATGTAGTGCTTGGTTCACGGGGACACACTTCACAGAAAGAGTCTAGGATGCTTATATCAGTCAAGGTCATGTTAGGTCAGGGACCTGAGGAAGGGTGAGAGTCAAGTTTCCCAGGTAAGGGGCTTCAGTGCAGGGTGGGTGACCAGCCAGGGCCTCACCACCcagtccctccttccttctcacaCGTGGGATTTAGTAACATGGTCATTGGTGTGCTGCTTCCGGAGGTCCCTAGGGATGGAGCTGATGCTCTCATAGACAGGGTCCCAGATGGCTTTGAGTGACGTGACAGCCCTCCTGGCAAATTAGATATTAGACTGCAGGGGACGCGTGGCACCTACTTGGCCAGCAACAGCTGGAGAAGTTCATGAACAGACCCTATAGCCTTGCGCCCAGGAGAAACAAGAGCACCACTAGGGGAGCCGCAGAAGGCCTAACCAACTCCTCACCTTGGCAGATTCCATGTGTAGAGGATCCCTGGTGCTTGGCCCCAGGGCTTTCTCCTTCGCCCTGCTTCTGTGgcacagagtctctctctctctctctctctctctctctctctctctctctctctctctggtattTAACTTCACATGGTATAGGGGACCCTCATGGGTGTCCTTGTCtgctgtgcatttgaggccaccAAGGAGAAGACACCGAAGCGAGGTGAAGGCTTTCTCACCGCCCCGTGTACACAGTCAGCGCTTGCCTGCTCCGTCTGGAGGGAATGAGGAGCAGGAACTATAACACAGGCGCTGTCACAGGGAGCTGGCTGTGCTAAGTGAGCAGGTTTCCCAGCAGACTGCACGGGCCTTAGAGGTCCAACAGATCACTGGATGACAGACCTGGCAGAAGACACAACACTGGGGGCTCTAAACGACAGACTGCTTCCAGGAACTGGGACTTTAAAGTAGGCCCATGGTGATAAAAATCACACACGTTTTTGAAAAGTATAAAGATATAAAGCAGAACTCTCTAATAGCAAATGACAACACCCCTCACGGACAGTCAGCCATGAATCTGGATGTGCGCACATGgcctgctggctggctggacATGTGCATGTCACTGCCTTGATCACTTGTGGAGATTGGTTTGAAAACACGGGTTTAAATTTCATCTTGACAGAGAGATGCCTTCTTCCCAAAGCTGGATGTGACCCCAGGCACAGCTCCTATTCTTGGACTTTTGGGTCATCTTCCATTTTGGACACTGTGATGAAGAGTATGAGCTATGCAGGTATAGATATTTCCCCAGAATAGATGCTGAGTGTCAGTTCACCAAACTAAAATGCGCCACTAAAATCTTCAAAAGTTTCGAGTCACACCAGAGGGACCAGGCCTGGAAGAGGCACGCTTGCTTTTGCGGGGTGTGTGGATATTCCCATGGCTGTGAGGCCAACCCAGGATAGGGTCCCACAAGTCAGACTGCCTCCTACACTTCAGGGTTTATGTTCTGTCTGGTACACAGTCTTTGGGTGCATGTGAGATTGACTTGGGGAGGGGGTTGCTGTAAATGCATTCTCTTCTCTTTTACCAGTTAGCCGCTGTTCTCCAGGCCGTGACTGGCCCTTCTTCAGTCCCTGTAGAGCGGTTGCAGTACTTTTCTCTCAAGCCGTGCTTTGCATGTGTGAACAGACAGGATTCTCTGTTCTTTGGTCAGAACCACCTTGCTGGATGGATACTGCTCTATATTAAGGACACCTCAGGTCAGAATCAATGTCCTTTCCTATACTCCCCTGCTGTATCTATCAGCTATCGCTGTGGAACAAGTTGTCCCCAAATCTAGTGTCTCAAAAGAGCAATGCCACACAAGTACCATTTTGAGGTGGTCCTTTCAGAATGTCCCATCAGGCTCTACTAGAGAACCTTCAAGCCTTGGTCATCTAACGGCCGCTTTGGGGTGGGGGACCTGCTGGGCTATGTAGAGGAAGACTGGATCCCCCACACACCTCCCAGATCTCCACAGAGTCTCTATGGCTACTGGCTTTCTGTAGAAGTGATTTGTCTGTGGAAGTTGCCTTCCATTTGGGCCACAAGCCTAGGTTTGAGGCCTCACTGCCTCCCCTGCCTGGCATCCCATCTAGCTCTAGGTTCCTCAGATCTTCTTGGGTGTCCCTGAGAGTCTGAGTCTGGCCTTTTAGCTGAGAAACTGATGTCCAAAGGCCGTGAGGACTGGATGTGCCCACTTCTTGGCTGGGCTCTGTGATTGTTGCTCCCACACCCACCCATAGCCCCGCCTCCTTCTTTGTTGCAGTACCTACCCTACAGGTGT
Proteins encoded in this window:
- the Klhl30 gene encoding kelch-like protein 30, translating into MVRNLDNLDFHLPSHAQDMLDGLQRLRSLPKLADVTLLVGNQELPCHRSLLALSSPYFHAMFGGDFAESFSARVELRDVEPVAVAQLVDFVYTGRLTITQNNVEVLTRTASRLHFPTVQKVCGRYLQQQLDATNCLGICEFGEQQGLLGVAAKAWAFLRENFEAVAQEDEFLQLPRDRLATCLASDLLQVQPEQSRLEALLRWVRHDPQDRSAHLPELLSLVHLDAVPRPCVQQLLATEPLIQESEACQEALSQGHSGELPGHPQKMQEVLVVVGGRALEEDEEGGEEPSHHTGNFAFYNTKARQWMALPDFPDYHKWGFSLAALNSDVYVTGGSRGTKTDTWSTTQAWCFPLKEAVWKPVAPMLKARTNHASTALNGEIYAIGGTALDAVEVERYDPYTDSWTPVSPALKYVSNFSAASCQGRLYLVGSSACKYNRLALQCYTPVTDAWSVIASPFLPKYLSSPRCAALNGALYLIGDNTKKVYVYDPGANLWQKVQSQHSLHENGALVSLGDALYVTGGRWQGMDGDYHVEMEAYDTVRDSWARHGSLPRLWLYHGASTIFLDISKWTQPFSPSAGQEH